The window ACTGCTGAGGCGAGCACCCTCGTCGTTGACCTCGGCGATCTGCGCCTCGATCTCGGCGACGGCGGCCTCAGCCTGCTCGAGCTTGTCCATGACCTCGAGCTCGCCGTCTTCGAGATCGCTCTTGCGCCGGGCGAGCGAGGCCAGCTCGCTCTCGAGCCCCTGGGCGTCTTTCGAGTTGGATGCCGCGTTCAGACGCTCGAGATCGCGTTCGCGCCGGGCATCCACGACCGCCACATCCGACTCGATGCGCTTGAGCTCAGTGCGCAGATCATCGCGCACGCCCTGGCGGGCTGTCAGTTCCTGGGTCAGCTGCTGGCGTCGCGTGACGAGTTCGTGCACCCGAGCCGCCTGCGCCGGATTGCGACGTGCCTGATCGGCCTGACGGATGCGGGTATCAAGGTCGGCGACGTCAAGCAGCGCCTTCTGCTGTGCGGGGGTCGCGTTCACAGTTCCAACCTACCTGTGCGCGCCCGATCGCGTATCCGCGTCGGGCCCCCTCACCCAGGGAACGCTGTCGGGAACTCTCCGGTGGGCCCTGCCGGGTTCGAACCGACGACATCCACGGTGTAAACGTGGCGCTCTACCAGCTGAGCTAAAGGCCCCTGCCGAAAGTCTATGTCCCATCGCCGACCCGCCATATCGCTAGGCTTGTGCACGGTGTGCGCCGAGTCAGACCCACGGCGCAGCATCCGCCCGTCTCTGACGTGACCCGCCAGACGAAGAAAGGCCTCCCGTGACTGTTCACGACCAGGATCCGTACTCCCAGGGCCCGCTCGACAGCGACCCCGACGAGACGAGCGAATGGCAGGAATCCCTGCAGCAGCTCGTTCAGGCCAAGGGAGCCGGCCGCGGGCGCGAGATCATGCTCAGCCTGCTCAAAACGTCCAAGGAACTGCACCTGGGCGTACCCGCGGTGCCGACCACCGACTACATCAACACCATCGCGCCCGAGAACGAGGCACCCTTCCCCGGCGACGAAGAGCTCGAGCGCCGCTACCGCTCGTGGATCCGATGGAACGCCGCGCTGACCGTGCACCGCGCGCAGCGGCCCGGAATCGCCGTCGGCGGGCACATCTCGACCTACGCCTCGTCTGCCTCGCTGTACGAGGTCGGGTTCAACCACTTCTTCCGGGGCCAGGACCACCCCTCGGGCGGCGATCAGGTCTTCTTCCAAGGGCACGCCTCGCCCGGCATGTACGCGCGTGCGTTCCTCGAGGGGCGGCTCACCGAACAGCAGCTCGACGGATTCCGCCAGGAGAAGTCGCGCGCACCGCACGGCATCCCCTCCTATCCGCACCCCCGCCTGATGCCCGAGTTCTGGCAGTTCCCGACGGTGTCGATGGGGATCGGGCCGATCAACGCCATCTACCAGGCGATGACGAACAAGTACCTCACCAACCGGGGCATCAAAGACCTCTCCGACTCTCGGGTGTGGGCGTTCCTCGGCGACGGCGAGCTCGACGAGGTCGAAAGCCGCGGACAGCTGCAAGTGGCCGCCAACGAGGGGCTCGACAACCTGACCTTCGTCGTCAACTGCAACCTGCAGCGGCTCGACGGTCCGGTGCGCGGCAACGGCAAGATCATCCAAGAGCTGGAGAGCTTCTTCCGCGGTGCCGGATGGAACGTCATCAAGGTGGTCTGGGGCCGTGAGTGGGACGACCTGCTGGCCCGCGACGTCGATGGCGCCCTGCTGAACGTCATGAACGTCACACCCGACGGGGACTACCAGACCTACAAGGCCGAGAACGGCGCCTACGTGCGCGAGCACTTCTTCGGCAAGGACGAGCGCGCCCTGGCCCTGGTCAAGGACTTCACCGACGATCAGATCTGGAACCTGCGTCGCGGCGGCCATGACTACCGCAAGGTGTACGCGGCGTTCAAGGCGGCCGTCGAGCACAAAGGCCAGCCCACCGTGATCCTGGCCAAGACCATCAAGGGCTACGGCCTGGGGCCGCACTTCGCCGGGCGCAATGCGACGCACCAGATGAAGAAGATGACCCTCGAGGACCTCAAGCAGTTCCGCGACGCGATGCACATTCCGGTGACGGATGCCACGCTGGAAGAGAACCCGTATCTGCCGCCGTATTACAACCCGGGCCCGCAGGACGAGACGATCCAGTACATGCTCGATCGCCGCCGCGAACTCGGCGGCTTCGTTCCCGAGCGGCGCACCACGCACGTCGACCTGGCCCTGCCGGGCGATTCCGCCTACGCCCTGCCCAAGAAGGGGTCAGGCACTCAGGAAGTCGCCACCACGATGGCGTTCGTGCGGCTGCTCAAGGATCTGCTGCGCGCGAAGGATTTCGGGCACCGGATCGTGCCGATCATCCCCGACGAGGCGCGCACCTTCGGCATCGACGCGTTCTTCCCGACCGCGAAGATCTACAACCCGAACGGCCAGCACTACACCTCCGTCGACCGCGAGCTGCTTCTGGCTTACAAGGAAAGCGCTCAGGGCCAGATCGTGCACGTGGGCATCAACGAGGCCGGCGCCATCGCCGCCTTCACCGCCGCCGGCACCTCATATTCCACCCACGGCGAGCCGCTCATCCCGGTCTACATCTTCTACTCAATGTTCGGCTTCCAGCGCACCGGAGACGCGAACTGGGCCGCCGGCGACCAGATGACCCGCGGCTTCGTGATCGGCGCGACGGCGGGGCGCACTACGCTCACCGGCGAAGGTCTGCAGCACGCCGACGGGCACTCTCCGCTGCTGGCCTCAACGAACCCCGCAACGGTGTCGTACGACCCCGCCTACGGCTACGAGATCGCGCACATCGTGCGCGACGGCCTCGAGCGCATGTACGGCGGAGAGCACCCCGACCCGAACGTCATGTACTACCTCACGGTCTACAACGAGCCGATGGTCCAGCCGGCCGAGCCGGAGGGCGTCGACGTGGACGGCATCGTGCGCGGCATCCACCGTATCGCCGAAGGCTCCGGCGACGGCCCGCGCGCCCAGCTTCTCGCGTCGGGCGTCGGCGTGCCCTGGGCCCTGGAGGCGCAGCAACTTCTGCGCGACGACTGGGGCGTGATCGCCGACGTGTGGAGCGTGACCAGCTGGTCCGAGCTGCGCCGTGACGGCCTGGCCGCCGACGAGCACAACTTCCTGCACCCTGATGACCAGCCGCGCACGGCCTACATCACGCAGAAGCTGCGCGGTGCCGACGGCCCCGTCGTCGCCGTGAGCGACTTCATGCACGCGGTGCAGGACCAGATCCGCCCGTGGGTGCCGAACCGGTTCGCCACCCTCGGCGCCGACGGCTTCGGCTTCAGCGACACGCGTCCCGCGGCGCGGCGCTTCTTCAAGATCGACGGACCGTCGATTGTCGTGCGCACCCTGCAGGCACTGGCCGAAGACGGCATCGTCGACCGGTCGCTGTCTGCCCAGGCGATCGAGAAGTACCGTCTGCACGACGTGAACGCCGGCACCAGCGGCAATGCGGGTGGAGAGAGCTGAGTGACCATGAGCGGTGACGAGACTCCGAAAGACAAGGCAGAGACCCTGGCATGGCTCCGTCGCATCTCCGGAGACCTTGCCACAGCAACGCTGGGTCGCCTGGAGAAGACGCTGCCCTGGTACTCCGACATGCCGCCGGCGCGACGCTCGGCGGTCGGCCTGGTCGCCCAAGCCGGCATCACCTCGTTCATCCAGTGGTACGACGACCCGAACTCGACGCCGTCGATCGCCGCCGACATCTTCGATGCCGCCCCGCGTGAACTCTTGCGCAGCGTCAGCCTCACCCAGACCCTGCAACTGATTCGCGTGACCGTCGAGGTCACCGAGGAGAAGGTCGCGAACCGCGGGGTGCATCTGCGCGAGGCTATTCTGCTGTACTCGCGCGAGGTCGCCTTCACCGCGGCCGACGTCTATGCGCGTGCCGCCGAGGCTCGGGGGCTGTGGGATGCCCGCCTCGAGGCCCTCGTCGTCGACTCCATCCTCACGGGCGGTGCCGATGACGAACTGCCCAGCCGCATCGCCGCGCTCGGCTGGCACGGGCATGGCGAGGTCGCGGTGCTGGTGGGCACGACGCCGACGCAGTTCGACGTCGACCAGCTGCGCCGCGCTGCGCGCAAGCTCGGGGTCGACGCCCTGATCGGCGTGCAGGGCTCGCGCCTCGTGCTGGTGCTCGGGCGCGCCGAGCATCCCGAGCGCAATACCGAGGAACCGGGCCTGCCATTCCTGCAGATAGCCCGGCACCTGGAGCCTGGCTTCGGTCCCGGCCATCTGGTACTCGGGCCCGCCGTGCCGGCGCTCGTCGAAGCCGGCCAGAGTGCCCGCGCCGCCCTGGCGGGGTTCGCCGTGGCCCGGTCATGGCGCCATGCGCCCCGCCCCGTCGACGCCGACGACCTGCTGCCCGAACGCGCTCTGGCCGGCGACCCGCTGGCCAAGCAGACCCTCGTGGAGAAGGTCTTTCGTCCGTTGCAGTCCCACAGCACCGATCTGGTCACGACGCTGTGGAGCTACCTCGACAACGGCCGATCGTTGGAAGCCACCGCTCGCGAGCTGTTCGTGCATCCGAACACGGTGCGCTATCGCCTCAAACGCGTCACCGATGTCATCGGCTGGGATGCCACTGGCCCCCGTGAAGCGCTGATCCTGCAGACGGCCCTCATCCTGGGTGCCATCGGCACGGATGCGACACGCCGGCGCAGCCCGAGCGCGCAACGCCGACCCCCGCATGGCGTGTAGGACCCGCACAAACGATGTCGGCATTCTTGTGTGCCGGTGGCCAGTTGGACGTCCTCGGGTTTGGCAGGATGGGATGGTGATCATCGCCGTCTTCCCCGGACAGGGCTCGCAGACCCCCGGGTTCCTCTCCCCCTGGCTCGAACGCGACGGAGCCCGCGGGCGCCTCGCCGAGTTCTCGGATCAGGCCCGGGTCGACCTGGTCGCCGCCGGTACCGAGTGGGATGCCGACCGCATCCGCGACACAAAGGTCGCCCAGCCGCTGATCGTGGCGGCGAGTCTGCTGTCGTATCAGGCGGTGGTGGATGCCGCAGGCACGGCGCCGGGCGGCGTCGCCGGGCACTCCGTAGGCGAACTGGCGGCGCTGGCCGCCGCACACGTGCTCACCGACGCTGAAGCGCTGCGGCTGGTCGGCATCCGCGGGCGCGCGATGGCCGCGGCCGCCGCCACGGAGCAGACCGGTATGAGCGCTGTGGTGGGCGGTGCGGCCGATGATGTGCTGGCACGCCTGACCGCGGCGAACCTGACCGCGGCCAATCACAACGGCGGCGGGCAGATCGTCGCCGCCGGAGCTCTCGGCGACCTGGCCGAACTCGCCGCCGACCCGCCACGTGGCACCCGGGTGATCCCCCTGCAGGTGGCCGGGGCCTTCCACACTCGGTACATGGCACCTGCGGTCGACACGCTGCGGTCGGCAGCGGCGTCCGTCGCGGCATCCGACCCCTCTCTCACCCTGTGGACGAACCGTGACGGCAGCGTCGTCGACTCGGGACGCGCGGCCCTCGACCTGATGGTGGCGCAGGTCGCCTCACCGGTGCGCTGGGATCTGTGCATGCAGTCGTTCGCCGAGCACTCCGTCACCGGAATCATCGAGCTCGCCCCCGCCGGCACGCTCGTCGGACTGGCCAAGCGCGCGCTGCGCGGGGTGCCATCCGTGGCGGTGAAGACCCCTGACGATCTTGAGGCGGCTGTCGCGCTGCTGACCGGAGAGAGTGCATGAGCATCACGTTGAACCAGTCCACCGGCCCCGCGTACACCCGGGTGTACGCCTACGGCGCCGCGCGCGGCGAGAACGCCGTGCCCAATGATGACCTCGTCGGGCCGATCAACTCAAGCGACGAGTGGATCCGGCAGCGCACCGGCATCATCACGCGCGCCCGCGCCAATCCCGAGACAAGTGCCATCGATCTGTCGACCGAAGCGGCTCGCGAGGCTGTCGAGCGCTCGGGCATCGCGCCTGAGAAGATCGACGCGGTCATCATCGCCACGATCAGCAATCCGAAGCAGACGCCGTCGGTGGCCGCCATCGTCGCCGACCGCATCGGGGCGAACCCGGCGGCGGCCTACGACGTCAATGCCGCCTGCGCGGGGTTCGCGTACGCCATCGCGCAGGCCGACGCGCTCATCCGCGCCGGGGCCGCCCACTACGCGGTCGTCATCGGCGCCGAGAAGCTCAGCGACATCGTCGACCCCACCGATCGGAGCATCTCGTTCCTGCTCGGCGACGGCGCCGGTGCCGCGGTGGTGGGCCCGAGCGATTTCGCCGGCATCGGTCCCACGGTCTGGGGCTCTGACGGCTCGAAGGCAGAGCTGGTGGGCATGAACGCCACCCTCACCGAGTTCCGCGACGGCAAAGCGCCCTGGCCGACCCTGCGTCAGGAGGGGCCGAGCGTCTTCCGCTGGGCGGTGTGGGAGATGGTCAAGGTCGCCCGTCGCGCCCTCGAGGCGGCCGGCGTGACCGCCGACGATCTCGCGGCGTTCATCCCCCACCAGGCCAACCTGCGCATCGTCGACGAGTTCGCCAAGCAGCTCAAGCTGCCCGAGACCGTCGTGGTCGGCCACGACATCGAGACGACCGGCAACACCTCGGCGGCATCCATCCCGCTGGCCACGCATCGGCTGCTCGAAGAACACCCCGAGCTGTCCGGCGGATTGGCCCTGCAGATCGGCTTCGGCGCAGGACTCGTGTTCGGCGCACAGGTCGTGGTCCTCCCCTGAGCCGCAGCCGCCCGACCCTAGACTTGTCCACGGCCCGCCGGGCCGGAAGCGAACCCAACAACAAGGAGCAGAAATGGCACTCACCAACGACGAGGTCCTGGCCGGCCTGGCCGAACTGATCACCGACGAGACGGGCATCGCCGCCGACGAGGTGGCCGCTGAGAAGTCGTTCACCGACGACCTGGACATCGACTCGATCTCGATGATGACCATCGTCGTCAACGCCGAGGAGAAGTTCGGCGTGACCATCCCCGACGACGAGGTCAAGAACCTCAAGACCGTCGGCGACGCCGTCACCTTCATCACCTCCCACCAGGCGTGACCTTCACGGTGGGGGCATCACGCCCCCACCGGCACCCCCGAACCCCGAGGAATCCCACAATGAGCACGTCCCGCATCGTCGTCACCGGCATCGGCGCGTCGTCGCCCCTGGGGGGCACCGCGCCCGACAGCTGGTCCGCCCTGCGCGCCGGCGTCAGCGGCACCCGCACGCTCGAACACGAATGGGTCGAGAAGTACAACCTTCCCGTCACGTTCGCGGCCGAGGGCATCGTGCGCCCCGACACCGTCCTGGAACGTCCCATCGCGAAGCGACTCGACCCGTCTTCCCAGTTCGCGCTCGTCGCGGCAAAGGAAGCATGGGCCGATGCCGGCAGCCCCGAGGTGGACGCCGATCGTTTCGGCATCGACTTCGCCACCGGCATCGGCGGCGTCTGGACGCTGCTGGACGCCTGGGACGCCCTGCGCGAAAAGGGCCCGCGACGTGTCATGCCGATGACGGTCCCGATGCTGATGCCCAACGCTGCGGCCGGCAACCTGTCGTTGCACTTCGGTGCGCGGGCATTCGCACGCACTGTCGCCAGCGCCTGCGCCTCGAGCACCGAGTCGATCGTCAACGCTTATGAGCACATCCGTGACGGCCTGGCCGACATCGTGATCGCAGGCGGAACCGAATCGGCGATCCACCCCATCACCATCGCGTCGTTCGCGTCGATGCAGGCGCTCTCGCGCCGCAACGACGACCCCGCGCATGCCTCGCGCCCGGGCAGCGTCGACCGTGACGGCTTCGTCATGGGTGAAGGCGCTGCCGCGCTGGTGCTCGAAAGCGAAGAGCACGCCAAGGCGCGCGGCGCGAAGATCTATGCCGTCATCGCCGGCGGCGGGGTCACGGCCGACTCGTATCACATCACCGCGAACGATCCCGAAGGTCATGGCGCGGCCCGCGCGGTGCGTTTGGCACTCGGCGAGGCGGGCGCGTCGCCCGACGACGTGACGCACATCAACGCGCACGCCACGTCGACGCCGGTCGGCGACCCGAACGAGTATCAGGCGCTCAAGCAGGTGTTCGGTGCCCGCATCGACGATATCCCGGTGTCGGCCACCAAGGCGTCCACCGGTCACCTGCTGGGCGGGACGGGAGCCCTCGAGGCCGTGTTCACCGTGCTCGCGCTGCGCGATCGGATCGCCCCGCCGACGATCAACATCACCGAGCAAGACCCCGAGGTGCCCTTCCGCATCTCCGGTGACGAGCAGCCCCTCAGCGACGGCCCGCAGCTGGCCATCAGCAATTCGTTCGGCTTCGGCGGACACAACGCCGTCGTCGCTATCGCCACGCCCTGACCGTCGCAAAACCCAAGACGCCCCGCGGGAAGCCTCCGCGGGGCGTCTTCGTTGTATCGGGCGGTCATTCGCGTTCTCAGTCTCCGGGTTCTGTCTCCGCCGATGACCGGTAGTGGCGCCTGACCGCCCGAGGATCTACCCGACCTTGTGCAACCAGACCACCGGCGCGTCGTCGCTCGCGTGCCGGAACGGCTCCAGTTCCTCATCCCATGCCGCGCCCAAGGCGATCTGCAGCTCGCGCTCGAGTTCGGCCACGTCGCCGGCGGCGACCTCCATCGCATAGCGCAGGCGGTCTTCGCCGATCACGACGTTGCCGGCGGCATCCGTCTGTGCGTAGTGGATGCCCAGCCCCGGGGTGTGCATCCATCGCCCGCCGTCGCTGCGCGCACTCGGGTCTTCGGTCACCTCGAAGCGCAGGTGCTCCCAGCCCCGAATGGCCGTGGCCAGCGCCGCGCCGGTGCCGGCCGGGGCCTCCCAATAGAATTCGGCGCGCCGACTGCCCGAGAGAACCGGCTGTTCCACCCACTCGAAGTTGACAGCACGCCCCAGGGCACGCCCTACCGCCCACTCCAGGTGTGGGCACAACGCGCGTGGCGCCGAGTGGATAAGGATCACTCCGCGCGCCTGTGTCGTCGCCATGGTCTCTCCGTTTCGTCAGGTGCGTCTTCCCCTACGACCTGACCGGATCCGCGTGGCGGCGTGCTGTTCGGTTGTCACGGCCATTATCGCCTGGTTGCTCGAGAATGACAAGCCTGTGATTCTCGTGTCGCGCGGTGGACGCGGCGGTAGTGTCGACGACATGCGCTCGGGGTACACCGCACAGCAGATCCGCTCGGCCGAGGCGCCGCTGCTCGCGGCGGGCGTGCCCCTTATGGCACGCGCGGCCACAGGGCTCGCCGACGTCGTGCGCGAGGTACTGCAGGGGCGGGATGCCGCGCCCGGCCGCGTGCTCCTTCTGGTGGGTTCGGGCAACAACGGCGGTGATGCGCTGTTCGCGGGGGCGGCACTGGCGGCGGATGGCTGCCAGGTGTCGATCATTGACGTCGGTTCACGCATTCACGAAGAAGGGCTGGCCGCCGCGCGTCAAGCGGGGGCGGTCATCGTGCCGGACGCCGCCGCTGCCGCGGCATCCGCCGACGTCATCGTGGATGGGATCCTCGGCACCGGCGCCGCGGACTCCCCCGCCCTGCGCGGACGGGGGCGCGAGGTCGTCACTGCCGTACTGCCCGCGCTCACCGGTGACCGTGCCCCGGCGGTCGTGGCCGTCGACATTCCCAGCGGCGTCAACCCCGACGATGGCACCGTGCCCGACGCGACGGTGCTGCCGGCCGATCTCACGGTGACCTTCGGTGCGCACAAGGCCGGATTGCTGCGCGGGCCGGCCGTCGCGTACGCCGGTGAGGTGCGATTGGTCGACATCGGGCTCGGCGAGCAACTGGCGAACACGACTCCCGTTCTTCAGGTGCCCTGACCACGGCGCGCTGTGCCGGTGCATGCCGGGCCGTGCAGCGGGTGCGTTCCGAACCCACCGCGCGTAGGGTCGACATATCGGAGTAAAAACGTGCTCCGGCCCCGCGCGAAGCGCGGGGCCGGAGCACGCGCACACGCGGTCCGGATGGCCTGCCACTTCTTTTCGTGGAGGAGTGTGTCATGAAGGCTGCACAGTTCAGCCGTTTCGGCGGACCCGAGGTGCTCGAGATCGTTGAGCTGCCCGATCCGCATCCCGGAGTCGGAGAGATTCGCATCGCCGTGCATGCCGCCGGCGTCAACGCGAGCGACTGGAAGAAGCGCCAGGGCCTGATGGATCAAGAATTGCCGCAGACCCTGGGCTACGAGGCTGCGGGGGTCGTCGATGAGATCGGCGACGAGGTCTCGGGGGTCGCCGTCGGCGATCGGGTCTTCGGAGCTTCGCCGTATGGCGCCGCGCAAGCCGAGTCGGCGGTGCTCTCGTTCTGGGCGCCCATTCCAGCCGCACTCGACGAGGTGCACGCTGCGGCGATTCCGGCAGCGGCCGAGACGGCCGCCCGCGCGCTCGATGAGCTCGGCGTCACCGCCGGCAGCACACTGCTGATCAACGGCGCCTCGGGGAGCGTCGGCAGTGCCGCGGTGCAACTCGCCGTCGACCGCGGCGCACGGGTGATCGGCACGGCGAGTCCGGCGACGCACGACATGCTGCGCGAGCTCGGCGCCGAACCGGTGGCCTACGGCGACGGGATGCCCGAGCGGGTGCGGGCGATCGCCGAATCTGGGGTCGATGTCGCCCTCGACGTGGCCGGCAGCGGAGTGCTCCCCGAACTCGTGGATCTCACCGGCAGCGCGCAAAGGGTCGTCACCGTCGCCGACTTCGTCGGCGCACAGCAGACCGGCGTTCGCTTCAGTCGCGGCGACAGCGGCCGCGCCACGTACGCGCTGGCACAGGTCGCGCGAATGGCCGAAGAAGGACGGTTCACCATCACCGTCGGCGGTACGTTCCCCCTCAGTCAGATCGCCGAGGCACACCGGATCGGTGAGGCCGGAGTGGTGCGGGGCAAACTCGTGCTCACCGTCGAGTGATTCCCCGACCGCCGCGCCCGTGACGTCGCGCGCTGTCGCCGGTCATCCGGGTAGGGCGCGTGGTCAGAGTAGGGCGGGTGGGACTTGAACCCACGATCGTCGGGTTATGAGCCCGCTGCCTTCACCAGCTTGGCCACCGCCCCTCGTACGACGAGCCTATCGCGATCGCGGGCATGCCTCGATCATCTTCTGGGCGTGACGGCACACGTCGTCGTCGCCGGCGCGACTGCGGCATCCCTCATCCTCATCGTCGATGCGTCGGTGAGCCGGCCTGAAGGCTACGGCTTCGGCTTGTCACCCGGCATCCCATGGCTGCCTCTTCGGATCGGCAGCTCCTGGCTCTCGCTGATCACCTGCGGATGATTGCGGGCGAGCGAGAAGACGCCGTAGACCGCGATGAGTCCTGCCGCGAGGAATCCCACGAATGCCCAGATGTTCGCCGTCGCCGCTTCTTTGAGCACGAGCAGACCGATGAGCACCGCCACCATCGGATCGATGACGGTGAGCCCGGCGATGACAAGATCGGGAGGGCCCACCGAGTAGGCGGTCTGCACGAAATACGCGCCCAGGGCGACGGCGAGCAGCAGCCCCACCGCGCAGACCACTGTCAGCCATCCGAAATCGGCGGCCTGCACACGCTTGATCACGATCTTGGCAAGCGTTGCGACGAATCCGTAGAGAATGCCCGAGGTGACGATGTAGAACAGCGGATGCGCGCGTTTGCGCACCAGCGCCCACGTGGTCGCCGCCAGCACGAGGATCACCGCGAGCATGATCGCCACGGTGAGAATCTGCCCCGTGGTCAGCGGCGTCTCGGTCGCGACGAAAGCGGCGATGGTGACGAACACCAGAATGCCGCCGATGCACGCGACGATCGACGTCATCGATTGCCGGGTGGGTGCGTGACCCGAGACCCGAGCATTCAACAGCGTCGTGATCACCAGCGAAATCGCCCCCAGCGGCTGCACGAGAATCAGCGGGGCGAACACCAGCGCACTCAACTGGCACACGATGGCAAGTCCCAGCATCAGGGTGCCGA is drawn from Microbacterium protaetiae and contains these coding sequences:
- a CDS encoding DMT family transporter — translated: MPLADVTDQLVGVFGDPKILIGIPLALLGAVFMSFGAQYQYRGVNKVERITGTSGSEGLSGRQLLSLLRRPSWVIGTLMLGLAIVCQLSALVFAPLILVQPLGAISLVITTLLNARVSGHAPTRQSMTSIVACIGGILVFVTIAAFVATETPLTTGQILTVAIMLAVILVLAATTWALVRKRAHPLFYIVTSGILYGFVATLAKIVIKRVQAADFGWLTVVCAVGLLLAVALGAYFVQTAYSVGPPDLVIAGLTVIDPMVAVLIGLLVLKEAATANIWAFVGFLAAGLIAVYGVFSLARNHPQVISESQELPIRRGSHGMPGDKPKP